The following are from one region of the Oscarella lobularis chromosome 3, ooOscLobu1.1, whole genome shotgun sequence genome:
- the LOC136185223 gene encoding tRNA (34-2'-O)-methyltransferase regulator WDR6-like isoform X1, producing MSFRVPSTALLFFDDFLISGSGRNAHVHSLDDGIVVQKEPVLPRGVVHGIRRGSGVEKASLVFFGQKCFQFALLHENVTKVGKPCYLDDWILDVHFFINSSFLAIATAHNSVYTCNIESREITKLRDCEVQSILYSFRFAELDVLTAACGTVFNQILLWKPFNGSKIVARAKGHKGVIFSIQFDLKGNRMCSVSDDRTVRIWDLSLAFAKHSRGSEIADLPQLSVLFGHTARVWDAQFLTVNRLISIGEDSTCRMWDLNLHRCTKVYKGHKGRSIWSLAFDRKRDIAVTGGGDSSIRLWPLDLNETGQFEAHILLGQLPAERCSPKDFPRSLKQIDSSRVLVLTHEGFLFLFHVDCEGDFSSSSSSSSDWTFLDFDTDFSGYSVVDVSKERELIAIGNLRGKIKILTLEGKFILHLTGFEGKVFSLLWATNEHDDEDHDVSSSLYLFSCGPDGKMICWAVDDSGTAAIRFATLLLPPCKHRWLTTVKFVSSQKNSSHLLTIVCGDRSGSLHVFTMEKRDLGDGEAAKMIIKKPEQTFHSIHGKHGVSDIVERRQNGGNHFILSCGRNGVWRKYSWNGNLLEIVTENTIKGMDWIERLIFVNDDDDDNHHHHHHLFVSGFHSSYFVVWGLDSNETLLSWDCGGAHRSWDMSMDWEKGLVVFTYIRNCRINFVYQKMWRQVSSTLLQPSFHGREATCLSLLWSHEQTGEKALLLSGSEDCEIKVWKVDRSDHFQFRFEEMATCKGHTSSVKCLASSHDLRRRIDGDGSAYLLFSGGGRDSLKASLISTNGDDDDDVKSVSCHEIASLNAEGRRRRRRRRSAEDDGVSAAAAAAAAAAAARCMALTTFFVHLKHFVISGWSNGLIKFHLFSEASRQFSVALESIPYGRCLLAIDRLIVKNGDNCVLLLFTSATDGCISLWNCTCLLGGRGGGGGGDDDEPPQRKQPTILHRFSAHQSGVNDFAVQYRKNSDDYLLVSGGDDNALYAATFRLNLSSPLAILPTDQCLETNAHISSITGVAFGGSGLVFSTSADQRIKKWRVERCEWKLEKEIVTSIADISSLITWKANAGNIVAVCGIGMEIVREENEEKTADDSMQSAQTCTGVL from the exons AGTTTCTTGGCCATTGCCACAGCACACAATTCCGTTTATACATGCAACATTGAAAGCCGAGAAATAACGAAATTGCGCGACTGTGAAGTCCAATCAATCTT gTATTCATTTCGATTCGCTGAATTGGACGTCCTCACTGCAGCATGTGGCACTGTTTTTAATCAAATTCTTCTATGGAAGCCCTTTAATGGTAGCAAGATTGTTGCAAGAGCAAAAGGACATAAA GGAGTTATCTTTTCTATTCAATTTGATTTGAAGGGAAATCGTATGTGCAGCGTTTCTGACGATAGAACAGTGAGAATATGGGATTTGTCACTAGCGTTTGCGAAGCATTCACG GGGTAGTGAAATTGCTGATCTTCCACAACTGTCAGTTCTCTTTGGTCACACTGCAAGAGTGTGGGATGCTCAATTTCTAACCGTAAATCGGCTCATTTCCATTGGAGAGGACTCCACGTGTCGTATGTGGGATCTCAATTTGCACAGGTGCACCAAAGTCTACAAAGGTCacaag gggCGAAGCATATGGAGTTTGGCGTTTGATAGAAAGAGAGACATTGCT GTGACGGGAGGAGGAGACAGCAGTATTCGTTTGTGGCCTTTGGATTTGAACGAGACTGGACAATTTGAAGCACATATTCTACTTGGACAATTACCCGCTGAAAGATGTTCACCAAAG GATTTTCCTCGTTCTTTGAAGCAAATTGACTCGTCGAGAGTTCTTGTATTGACGCATGAAGG ttttctctttttgtttcacgttgacTGCGAAGGAgacttttcgtcgtcgtcgtcgtcgtcgtctgattGGACATTTCTCGATTTTGATACTGACTTTTCAGGCTACAGCGTCGTAGACGTTTCTAAAGAAAGGGAGCTGATTGCTATTGGAAATCTTCGcggaaaaatcaaaattcttACTCTAG AAGGAAAATTCATCCTTCATCTTACAGGCTTTGAAGGAAAAGTTTTTAGCTTGCTCTGGGCAACTAATGAACATGATGACGAAG ATCATGATGTATCATCTTCGTTGTATTTGTTCTCTTGTGGGCCTGATGGTAAGATGATTTGCTGGGCTGTAGATGATAGTGGAACTGCTGCTATTCGTTTTGCTACATTGCTATTGCCACCCTGCAAACATCGATGGCTTACAACGGTCAAATTTGTCAgcagtcaaaaaaattcgtcacATCTTCTGACGATTGTTTGCGGTGATCGAAGTGGATCTTTACACGTGTTTACAATGGAAAAACGCGACTTAGGTGACGGCGAAGCAGCAAAGATGATTATAAAG AAACCTGAGCAGACGTTTCATTCTATTCATGGCAAACATGGGGTTAGCGATATCgttgaacgacgacaaaatggCGGAAATCACTTCATTTTGTCTTGTGGACGAAATGGAGTTTGGAGAAAATACTCGTGGAATGGAAATCTTCTTGAAATTGTCACAGAAAAC ACGATAAAAGGAATGGATTGGATTGAAAGACTGATTTTTGttaatgacgacgatgacgataatcatcatcatcatcatcatctctTCGTTTCTGGCTTTCACTCG TCTTATTTTGTCGTTTGGGGGCTCGACTCAAATGAAACGCTTCTGTCTTGGGATTGCGGTGGTGCTCATCGATCGTGGGATATGAGCATG GATTGGGAAAAAGGCTTGGTCGTGTTTACCTATATAAGAAATTGTAGAATCAATTTTGTATATCAGAAAATGTGGAGACAAGTGTCGTCCACCCTTCTTCAG CCAAGTTTTCATGGGAGAGAAGCGACgtgtctttctcttctttggtCTCACGAACAAACTG GTGAGAAGGCTTTGCTACTTAGTGGCAGTGAAGACTGTGAAATAAAAGTATGGAAAG TGGATCGAAGCGACCACTTTCAGtttcgatttgaagagaTGGCTACATGCAAAGGTCATACTTCAAGTGTCAAATGTTTGGCCTCGTCGCACGAtctgcggcggcggatcgacggcgacggctccGCAtaccttctcttttctggCGGAGGACGAGATTCACTCAAGGCGTCGCTTATTTCCACCAAtggtgacgacgatgatgacgtcaaaagtgtTTCTTGTCACGAAATTGCAAGCTTGAATGCGGAGGGGCgacggaggcggcgacgacggcgaagtgcggaagacgacggcgtttccgccgccgccgccgccgccgccgccgccgccgcagctcGTTGCATGGCGTTGACAACATTTTTTGTTCATTTGAAGCACTTTGTCATTTCTGGATGGTCAAATGGACTAATCAA atttCATCTGTTTTCAGAAGcgtcaagacaattttctgTCGCGCTCGAGTCAATTCCTTATGGACGATGTCTTCTCGCTATAGACCGTTTAATTGTGAAGAACGGTGACAACtgcgttcttcttctctttacAAGTGCAACTGACGGCTGCATTTCTCTATGGAATTGCACTTGCCTACttggaggaagaggaggaggaggaggaggagatgacgacgaaccgCCACAACGAAAGCAGCCTACCATCTTACACAGGTTTTCGGCTCACCAATCAGGAGTTAACGATTTTGCTGTTCAATATCGAAAAA ATAGTGATGATTATTTGCTGGTGAGTGGTGGAGATGACAACGCTCTTTATGcagcgacgtttcgtctcAATTTATCATCACCATTGGCAATTCTTCCTACTGACCAATGTTTGGAAACGAATGCTCACATTTCTTCCATAACTG gTGTGGCCTTTGGCGGAAGTGGACTTGTTTTCTCGACATCTGCTGACCagagaattaaaaaatgGCGAGTGGAGAGGTGTGAATGGAAattggaaaaagaaatcgttaCAAGTATCGCTGACATATCTAGCCTCATCACGTG GAAAGCCAATGCTGGAAACATTGTAGCTGTCTGTGGAATTGGCATGGAAATagttagagaagaaaacgaagaaaagacggCTGATGATTCCATGCAGTCTGCACAAACTTGTACAGGCGTTTTGtga
- the LOC136185223 gene encoding tRNA (34-2'-O)-methyltransferase regulator WDR6-like isoform X2 yields MSFRVPSTALLFFDDFLISGSGRNAHVHSLDDGIVVQKEPVLPRGVVHGIRRGSGVEKASLVFFGQKCFQFALLHENVTKVGKPCYLDDWILDVHFFINSSFLAIATAHNSVYTCNIESREITKLRDCEVQSILYSFRFAELDVLTAACGTVFNQILLWKPFNGSKIVARAKGHKGVIFSIQFDLKGNRMCSVSDDRTVRIWDLSLAFAKHSREIADLPQLSVLFGHTARVWDAQFLTVNRLISIGEDSTCRMWDLNLHRCTKVYKGHKGRSIWSLAFDRKRDIAVTGGGDSSIRLWPLDLNETGQFEAHILLGQLPAERCSPKDFPRSLKQIDSSRVLVLTHEGFLFLFHVDCEGDFSSSSSSSSDWTFLDFDTDFSGYSVVDVSKERELIAIGNLRGKIKILTLEGKFILHLTGFEGKVFSLLWATNEHDDEDHDVSSSLYLFSCGPDGKMICWAVDDSGTAAIRFATLLLPPCKHRWLTTVKFVSSQKNSSHLLTIVCGDRSGSLHVFTMEKRDLGDGEAAKMIIKKPEQTFHSIHGKHGVSDIVERRQNGGNHFILSCGRNGVWRKYSWNGNLLEIVTENTIKGMDWIERLIFVNDDDDDNHHHHHHLFVSGFHSSYFVVWGLDSNETLLSWDCGGAHRSWDMSMDWEKGLVVFTYIRNCRINFVYQKMWRQVSSTLLQPSFHGREATCLSLLWSHEQTGEKALLLSGSEDCEIKVWKVDRSDHFQFRFEEMATCKGHTSSVKCLASSHDLRRRIDGDGSAYLLFSGGGRDSLKASLISTNGDDDDDVKSVSCHEIASLNAEGRRRRRRRRSAEDDGVSAAAAAAAAAAAARCMALTTFFVHLKHFVISGWSNGLIKFHLFSEASRQFSVALESIPYGRCLLAIDRLIVKNGDNCVLLLFTSATDGCISLWNCTCLLGGRGGGGGGDDDEPPQRKQPTILHRFSAHQSGVNDFAVQYRKNSDDYLLVSGGDDNALYAATFRLNLSSPLAILPTDQCLETNAHISSITGVAFGGSGLVFSTSADQRIKKWRVERCEWKLEKEIVTSIADISSLITWKANAGNIVAVCGIGMEIVREENEEKTADDSMQSAQTCTGVL; encoded by the exons AGTTTCTTGGCCATTGCCACAGCACACAATTCCGTTTATACATGCAACATTGAAAGCCGAGAAATAACGAAATTGCGCGACTGTGAAGTCCAATCAATCTT gTATTCATTTCGATTCGCTGAATTGGACGTCCTCACTGCAGCATGTGGCACTGTTTTTAATCAAATTCTTCTATGGAAGCCCTTTAATGGTAGCAAGATTGTTGCAAGAGCAAAAGGACATAAA GGAGTTATCTTTTCTATTCAATTTGATTTGAAGGGAAATCGTATGTGCAGCGTTTCTGACGATAGAACAGTGAGAATATGGGATTTGTCACTAGCGTTTGCGAAGCATTCACG TGAAATTGCTGATCTTCCACAACTGTCAGTTCTCTTTGGTCACACTGCAAGAGTGTGGGATGCTCAATTTCTAACCGTAAATCGGCTCATTTCCATTGGAGAGGACTCCACGTGTCGTATGTGGGATCTCAATTTGCACAGGTGCACCAAAGTCTACAAAGGTCacaag gggCGAAGCATATGGAGTTTGGCGTTTGATAGAAAGAGAGACATTGCT GTGACGGGAGGAGGAGACAGCAGTATTCGTTTGTGGCCTTTGGATTTGAACGAGACTGGACAATTTGAAGCACATATTCTACTTGGACAATTACCCGCTGAAAGATGTTCACCAAAG GATTTTCCTCGTTCTTTGAAGCAAATTGACTCGTCGAGAGTTCTTGTATTGACGCATGAAGG ttttctctttttgtttcacgttgacTGCGAAGGAgacttttcgtcgtcgtcgtcgtcgtcgtctgattGGACATTTCTCGATTTTGATACTGACTTTTCAGGCTACAGCGTCGTAGACGTTTCTAAAGAAAGGGAGCTGATTGCTATTGGAAATCTTCGcggaaaaatcaaaattcttACTCTAG AAGGAAAATTCATCCTTCATCTTACAGGCTTTGAAGGAAAAGTTTTTAGCTTGCTCTGGGCAACTAATGAACATGATGACGAAG ATCATGATGTATCATCTTCGTTGTATTTGTTCTCTTGTGGGCCTGATGGTAAGATGATTTGCTGGGCTGTAGATGATAGTGGAACTGCTGCTATTCGTTTTGCTACATTGCTATTGCCACCCTGCAAACATCGATGGCTTACAACGGTCAAATTTGTCAgcagtcaaaaaaattcgtcacATCTTCTGACGATTGTTTGCGGTGATCGAAGTGGATCTTTACACGTGTTTACAATGGAAAAACGCGACTTAGGTGACGGCGAAGCAGCAAAGATGATTATAAAG AAACCTGAGCAGACGTTTCATTCTATTCATGGCAAACATGGGGTTAGCGATATCgttgaacgacgacaaaatggCGGAAATCACTTCATTTTGTCTTGTGGACGAAATGGAGTTTGGAGAAAATACTCGTGGAATGGAAATCTTCTTGAAATTGTCACAGAAAAC ACGATAAAAGGAATGGATTGGATTGAAAGACTGATTTTTGttaatgacgacgatgacgataatcatcatcatcatcatcatctctTCGTTTCTGGCTTTCACTCG TCTTATTTTGTCGTTTGGGGGCTCGACTCAAATGAAACGCTTCTGTCTTGGGATTGCGGTGGTGCTCATCGATCGTGGGATATGAGCATG GATTGGGAAAAAGGCTTGGTCGTGTTTACCTATATAAGAAATTGTAGAATCAATTTTGTATATCAGAAAATGTGGAGACAAGTGTCGTCCACCCTTCTTCAG CCAAGTTTTCATGGGAGAGAAGCGACgtgtctttctcttctttggtCTCACGAACAAACTG GTGAGAAGGCTTTGCTACTTAGTGGCAGTGAAGACTGTGAAATAAAAGTATGGAAAG TGGATCGAAGCGACCACTTTCAGtttcgatttgaagagaTGGCTACATGCAAAGGTCATACTTCAAGTGTCAAATGTTTGGCCTCGTCGCACGAtctgcggcggcggatcgacggcgacggctccGCAtaccttctcttttctggCGGAGGACGAGATTCACTCAAGGCGTCGCTTATTTCCACCAAtggtgacgacgatgatgacgtcaaaagtgtTTCTTGTCACGAAATTGCAAGCTTGAATGCGGAGGGGCgacggaggcggcgacgacggcgaagtgcggaagacgacggcgtttccgccgccgccgccgccgccgccgccgccgccgcagctcGTTGCATGGCGTTGACAACATTTTTTGTTCATTTGAAGCACTTTGTCATTTCTGGATGGTCAAATGGACTAATCAA atttCATCTGTTTTCAGAAGcgtcaagacaattttctgTCGCGCTCGAGTCAATTCCTTATGGACGATGTCTTCTCGCTATAGACCGTTTAATTGTGAAGAACGGTGACAACtgcgttcttcttctctttacAAGTGCAACTGACGGCTGCATTTCTCTATGGAATTGCACTTGCCTACttggaggaagaggaggaggaggaggaggagatgacgacgaaccgCCACAACGAAAGCAGCCTACCATCTTACACAGGTTTTCGGCTCACCAATCAGGAGTTAACGATTTTGCTGTTCAATATCGAAAAA ATAGTGATGATTATTTGCTGGTGAGTGGTGGAGATGACAACGCTCTTTATGcagcgacgtttcgtctcAATTTATCATCACCATTGGCAATTCTTCCTACTGACCAATGTTTGGAAACGAATGCTCACATTTCTTCCATAACTG gTGTGGCCTTTGGCGGAAGTGGACTTGTTTTCTCGACATCTGCTGACCagagaattaaaaaatgGCGAGTGGAGAGGTGTGAATGGAAattggaaaaagaaatcgttaCAAGTATCGCTGACATATCTAGCCTCATCACGTG GAAAGCCAATGCTGGAAACATTGTAGCTGTCTGTGGAATTGGCATGGAAATagttagagaagaaaacgaagaaaagacggCTGATGATTCCATGCAGTCTGCACAAACTTGTACAGGCGTTTTGtga
- the LOC136185222 gene encoding uncharacterized protein, with protein sequence MSALPRGGGVERGALSWIAKREAIQLVSLASVLPKIVRSEENKWNLSAIGVADAKGDDENDEMQSPKAEECLEVRTVVQTVSDNCIIEHAQIVNQVHKYFRMLDRRRLLLNLGNPRTFNNMRVVQVGGAGDGSEDIRYYEPEKTVILAGEELALYRYVLMCAHYPALCAPSPPSPTYSSLLLPTTVAQDVSPPTNSSLPPIQQQGEYVLRQEASYLIPIPNKPIRPPFCIPSPSEGLSHDVPKAFSSSPLHVGTLTQDDCIVNTDVMREYVRHLFQQSTVQQSSHEHDLREMNRRRIPAELLVRELVTQLAIIERNSHSYYRPNAFVTKHAYDQWQQWEKQNIHESIATFWSYTLPHPGHPKRRPDYHAAYKVLLSKIISFETREKRRHPVLKDVAPSRPLSNVASRLLREFGHRYGIGELYRSLAYLNYLAQHFENDVWYVRHTTTILNTVLDLLPTDSSKMIITNDELETLGRSIKQLHGEAEHSLTRIKRLFPENDPQGGLASLIDLLVAVLRAYPYVNKVPQNLSNCLQNYLTDGFDKSYERHKTIAQAEMNLMSVTHSVTPALVNSLIWFVRDEVETYAKYFQETFIEYFNVSELAVLFFYKALVKDVNLMLKSSVDKSSRELDYEMISVAYRLTELDRDWLQWIRLNDQEWRHQFAKQAELWVDILGDHAVKFVIKAAGSDEWRILQLLPNSQRPARSGQTNAADPSSFTSPSPLSSHSLPRPIATLSPSHRSAFTLISSSAFRSPYGGEGGEGGGGGGATHLNSSSSSSSRREEWQQSTSSSIDSIKSRLTQNDQESEQLMASLEDVSEIGLAERFLTRSTTSSLLSDDGGGGGSGGGGGGGTSTSSILTFSSSSWSRHQTPKFNRRTLTPQKQKSSLENPIPSSVKFGHQSAIQTVASSGPSSPPPPPVRNLGVATATDSLSWASESMEVITEGTFSPIHCEMPSKLPFLPISNSVVDLLAILLRLAKATELLTSIVFPVPEGKENPGSLLERMTSAFEGVALLYGDNMLCSDLCGISEATALSLMEKELLERMKKSYSDQLIWGCRHMKPLKRRRFDSLPDCEKLRDSNSAISEFERVTFEMCVRVNNVAAFLGVLPALYDHLTRIAAAGATTCAAAAAATGVKLAPMVIATPPHDSGCPTSPSAPPTSAHDTTISSQSSRSASSVSVVENPVLSHIASHLAQIQKCQIRLMCFRMNRFLKPCLHALLSLDLPEHLYPLEKRLNPTLQYLTRHLSALADCLYPQCFTPLLQCLWSNLVQTFHEFSDEIVECKEASGVGKAQLALRTIARFIEFFHANGTGLDLDSLVQSASYVLHVLELLVLPSKTLIDIYKRMKLDSSSYQDENERQRSTESAATTTERPLSPSSLADLRENLHSLRKCFTGKELIDQVTNIQGDREEGYATPPTPDHHTSSLSSSLSSSLSSSLSSSLEICRRLIESKIISPLDGCEGHFVSDSAHLYRFCYPYNDSSLGAPLSPSRRTRIATSSIQKDEAAIGQEIESSLLWRMLQCRSRYDRVAKSFIKAN encoded by the exons ATGTCGGCTCTTccaagaggaggaggagtagAAAGAGGAGCGCTGTCGTGGATCGCCAAGCGCGAAGCGATCCAGCTCGTTTCTCTGGCGTCTGTTCTTCCAAAAATTGTGCGCTCCGAAGAGAACAAATGGAATCTTTCAGCAATTGGCGTCGCTGATGCAaagggcgacgacgaaaacgacgaaatgcAGTCTCCAAAAGCCGAAGAGTGTTTAGAAGTGCGCACAGTCGTGCAAACTGTCTCGGACAACTGCATAATCGA aCACGCGCAAATCGTGAACCAAGTGCACAAATATTTTCGCATGTTGGA tcgacgacgtttgctGTTGAATTTGGGAAATCCACGAACATTTAATAACATGCGTGTG GTTCAAGTGGGCGGAGCTGGAGACGGAAGCGAAGACATTCGCTATTATGAACCCGAAAAAACGGTCATTCTTGCCGGAGAA gAATTGGCTTTGTATCGATACGTTCTCATGTGTGCTCATTATCCGGCTTTGTGCGCTCCATCGCCGCCTTCTCCCACCTATTCttcacttcttcttccaacAACCGTCGCCCAAGACGTCTCTCCTCCCACCAATAGCAGCCTGCCTCCAATCCAGCAACAGGGAGAATATGTTCTTCGACAAGAAGCCTCTTATCTCATACCAATTCCTAATAAACCAATTCGTCCTCCCTTTTGCATTCCGAGTCCATCGGAGGGTTTGTCGCACGACGTTCCAAAAGCGTTTAGTTCGTCACCGTTGCACGTGGGAACTTTAACACAAGACGATTGCATTGTCAATACGGACGTCATGAGGGAGTACGTGCGACATTTGTTTCAGCAGAGCACAGTTCAACAATCGAGTCACGAACACGATTTGAGAGAGAtgaatcgacgaagaattccAGCTGAG TTGCTCGTTCGAGAACTCGTCACGCAATTGGCTATTATTGAGAGAAATTCACATTCCTACTATAGGCCCAATGCTTTTGTT ACAAAGCACGCTTATGACCAATGGCAACAGTGGGAAAAACAAAATATACACGAGTCCATTGCCACATTCTGGTCGTATACACTGCCCCATCCAGGACATCCAAAACGAAGGCCGGACTATCATGCAGCCTATAaagttcttctttcaaaaataATTAG TTTTGagacaagagaaaaacgaaggcatCCTGTTCTAAAAGACGTGGCACCTTCTCGACCTCTTTCCAACGTTGCTTCGCGTCTTCTACGAGAATTTGGACATCGATATGGAATT GGCGAACTTTACCGAAGTCTTGCCTATCTCAATTATTTGGCTCA GCAttttgaaaatgacgttTGGTACGTTCGTCATACAACGACAATTCTGAATACGGTGTTGGACTTGCTTCCAACCGATTCAAGCAAAATGATTATCACCAATGACGAG CTTGAAACACTTGGCCGTTCTATTAAACAACTTCACGGAGAAGCGGAGCACTCTTTGACTCGCATCAAACGTCTCTTTCCTGAAAACGATCCTCAGGGAGGCCTCG CATCTCTGATTGATCTTCTCGTTGCCGTACTTCGTGCCTATCCTTACGTCAATAAGGTTCCTCAAAATCTCTCGAATTGCTTACAAAACTATTTAACA GACGGCTTTGATAAGAGTTACGAAAGACACAAAACGATAGCTCAAGCAGAAATGAATTTGATGTCTGTAACTCATTCTGTGACGCCAGCATTG GTGAACAGCCTTATTTGGTTTGTTCGTGATGAAGTTGAGACGTATGCAAAATATTTCCAAGAGACGTTCATCGA ATATTTCAACGTCTCTGAATTGGCTGTACTATTTTTCTATAAGGCTTTGGTGAAGGATGTCAATTTAATGCTGAAATCGTCCGTCGACAAG TCTTCGAGAGAACTCGACTACGAAATGATTAGCGTTGCTTATCGATTGACCGAATTGGATCGAGATTGGTTGCAGTGGATTCGACTCAA TGATCAGGAGTGGCGTCATCAATTTGCCAAACAAGCCGAATTATGGGTCGACATTCTTGGAGATCACGCAGTCAAATTCGTCATCAAAGCCGCCGGATCAGACGAA TGGCGAATTTTGCAGCTTCTTCCAAACAGCCAACGCCCGGCTCGAAGTGGCCAAACAAATGCCGCCGATCCGTCATCGTTTACTAGTCCTTCTCCTCTGTCATCTCATTCCCTCCCCCGTCCCATTGCTACACTATCTCCCTCTCATAGATCGGCTTTTACGCTCATTTCATCGTCGGCCTTTCGTTCTCCTTACGggggagaaggaggagaaggaggaggaggaggaggagcaacTCATTtgaacagcagcagcagcagcagcagcaggcgAGAAGAGTGGCAACAATCAACGAGTAGTAGTATAGACAGCATCAAATCGCGTTTGACCCAAAACGATCAAGAGTCCGAGCAGCTCATGGCATCTCTAGAAGACGTTTCTGAAATTGGCCTTGCTGAACGCTTTCTCACTCGTTCTACtacctcttctcttctttctgatgacggcggaggcggcggaagtggcggaggcggcggcggcggcacatCTACTAGTAGCATTCttacgttttcttcgtcgtcctggTCACGTCATCAAACTCCCAAATTCAATCGACGCACTCTTACTCctcaaaaacaaaaaagttCCCTTGAAAATCCTATTCCCTCTTCTGTCAAATTTGGCCATCAATCAGCTATTCAAACAGTTGCAAGTAGTGGGCCATCATCTCCGCCACCTCCGCCCGTTCGAAATTTGGGAGTTGCAACGGCGACCGATTCTCTTTCTTGGGCTTCCGAAAGTATGGAAGTAATTACAGAAGGAACGTTTAGTCCTATTCATTGCGAAATGCCGTCAAAATTGCCCTTTTTGCCAATCTCCAATTCCGTTGTTGACCTTTTAGCTATTCTCTTGAGACTGGCAAAAGCAACCGaacttttgacgtcaatcgtaTTTCCCGTTCcggaaggaaaagaaaatcctGGCTCTTTGCTAGAGAGAATGACATCT GCATTTGAAGGAGTTGCGTTATTATACGGTGATAACATGCTCTGCTCAGATTTGTGTGGAATTAGTGAAGCAACTGCACTTTCTCTAATGGAAAAAGAG CTACTTGAGCGAATGAAGAAGAGTTATTCCGATCAGCTCATCTGGGGCTGTCGACACATGAAACCgctcaaacgacgacgttttgacTCGCTTCCGGATTGCGAGAAATTGCGCGACTCCAATTCGGCCATATCCGAATTTGAACGAGTCACGTTTGAA ATGTGCGTACGAGTGAACAATGTAGCCGCTTTCCTCGGCGTACTTCCGGCCTTATATGATCACTTAACTCGAATAGCGGCGGCTGGGGCGACTAcctgcgccgccgccgccgccgccaccggaGTAAAACTTGCGCCAATGGTCATCGCAACTCCGCCGCACGACAGTGGATGTCCGACGAGTCCTTCTGCTCCGCCAACGTCGGCACACGATACGACGATTAGTAGCCAGTCGTCTCGTTCTGCTTCGAGTGTCAGCGTTGTTGAAAATCCAGTATTGAGTCACATTGCCTCTCATCTCgctcaaattcaaaaatgTCAAATTCGATTAATGTGTTTCAGG ATGAATCGCTTTTTGAAACCTTGTCTTCACGCCTTGCTCTCCCTCGACCTGCCAGAACATTTGTATCCTCTCGAGAAGCGGCTCAATCCCACTCTTCAATATCTGACGCGACATTTGTCGGCTCTCGCCGATTGTTTATATCCCCAATGCTTCACGCCGCTTCTTCAATGTCTCTGGTCAAATCTCGTTCAG ACTTTTCACGAGTTCTCCGACGAAATAGTCGAGTGCAAGGAGGCATCAGGCGTTGGAAAAGCTCAGTTGGCATTGCGAACCATTGCG cgttttattgaattttttcatgCCAATGGAACCGGTCTCGATTTGGACAGTCTTGTTCAAAGCGct AGCTACGTCCTTCACGTATTGGAACTTCTCGTTTTACCTTCCAAAACTCTAATCGACATCTACAAACGGATGAAAttggattcgtcgtcgtatcaAGATGAAAACGAACGACAGCGTTCGACCGAAtcggcagcgacgacgacggaacgccCTCTCTCGCCGTCCTCCCTTGCCGATCTTCGAGAAAATCTTCATAGCCTAAGAAAATGTTTTACCGGTAAGGAACTCATAGATCAAGTCACTAATATCCAAGGAGATCGAGAGGAAGGCTATGCCACACCTCCCACACCTGACCACCATACGTCATCATTGTCGTCATCATTGTCGTCATCATTGTCGTCAtcattgtcgtcatcgttggAAATTTGTCGGCGTCTCATTGAAAGCAAAATCATTTCTCCTCTCGACGGATGTGAAGGCCACTTTGTTTCCGATTCAGCTCATTTGTATCGATTTTGTTATCC